TTTTCAGGAACTCCCAGGCCGCGAGACCGCGTTCCCGCGGAGCGCACTTCGGTTCCGTTTGGTCGGCGCAAATAAAGATATGGCGCCGGTATTTTTCAAGTCCCAGCGACGAAACCAGGTTTTTCAGGGCCGGCTCAGCCATCGGTGTGATGCCAGTATGACGTGAACGCTGTTCACTGGCACAGTCAAATCTGCCGCACGCATACGGTAATCTTGAAAATCACCCTTGCCCGAAGTCGATGAGTGGCCTTAAGTGTCGGGCAACATCTGAAAGACCAAAAACATGCCCGGGATTTTTTATCAACCGATGGACCGACGGCGGTTCCTTTGCACCACGACCAGGGCGCTAGCCGGCGCGGCCGTGATCCGGGAATTAAGCGTCGCAGGTGATGACGCTTCGTCGGCGGAAAAACCCGTCCACTTCGCCCTGTTGTCTGACACGCATATTCCGGCCGATCCAAAGAACGAATATCGAGGTTTTTTCCCGACACAGAATCTTGGAAGGATTATTCCACAGGTGATCGACAGCCAACCCGAGGGCGTGATCCTTAACGGCGACGCCGCCAGGCTCACGGGTGAGGTCGCCGATTACGAAGCTGTCAGAGAATTGCTCGCCCCGGTGGCCGAACTTGCCCCGATTTATTTAGGTCTGGGCAACCACGACGAACGGAACAATTTCTTCAAGGTTTTCAAGAAACTGTCCGGAGCCCGGCAAAAGGTCGCTGGAAAATACGTGCTCATCATCGAGAAACCGTCGGTCCGGTTCGTAATGCTTGACTCTCTCTTTTATACGAACAAGGCCGCCGGGCTGCTCGGAAAATCACAACGAGACTGGCTGGGCCAGATTCTGAAGAAT
The sequence above is drawn from the Candidatus Angelobacter sp. genome and encodes:
- a CDS encoding metallophosphoesterase, translating into MPGIFYQPMDRRRFLCTTTRALAGAAVIRELSVAGDDASSAEKPVHFALLSDTHIPADPKNEYRGFFPTQNLGRIIPQVIDSQPEGVILNGDAARLTGEVADYEAVRELLAPVAELAPIYLGLGNHDERNNFFKVFKKLSGARQKVAGKYVLIIEKPSVRFVMLDSLFYTNKAAGLLGKSQRDWLGQILKNSDERATIIFVHHTLGDGDGELLDAERLFEVVRPHRKVKSIIYGHSHKYAFGLEAGIHLVNIPAVGYNFSDTEPVGWVDARFTSRGAELKLNAFAGNRDADGRIRSLDWRS